The Streptomyces sp. NBC_01689 genome includes a window with the following:
- the phoU gene encoding phosphate signaling complex protein PhoU, giving the protein MRDAYQQELGSIGDTLVEMANLVGSAIGLATTALLDADLNLAENVISAESKVDDLQRDLENRAIAILARQQPVATDLRIVVTSLRMSADLERSGDLAEHVAKLARMRFPEKAVPRDLRRTILEMGQLAQRLMAQAAEVIITQDVEAALQLEKDDDRMDELHRMVFQHLMDKQWHHGVETAVDVTLVGRYYERFADHAVSVARRVIYLVTGEHADEPTPEQPATA; this is encoded by the coding sequence ATGCGCGATGCGTATCAGCAGGAACTGGGTTCGATCGGCGACACTCTGGTGGAGATGGCGAACCTGGTCGGATCGGCCATCGGTCTGGCCACCACCGCACTTCTGGACGCCGACCTCAATCTCGCCGAGAACGTGATCTCTGCCGAGAGCAAGGTCGACGACCTTCAGCGCGATCTGGAAAACCGCGCGATCGCGATCCTCGCCAGACAGCAGCCCGTCGCCACAGACCTGAGGATCGTGGTCACGTCACTGCGCATGAGCGCGGACCTGGAACGCAGCGGCGACCTCGCCGAGCACGTGGCGAAACTGGCCCGGATGCGCTTCCCCGAGAAAGCCGTGCCACGGGACCTGCGCCGCACCATCCTGGAGATGGGCCAACTCGCCCAGCGCCTGATGGCACAGGCCGCCGAAGTCATCATCACCCAGGACGTCGAGGCAGCCCTTCAGCTGGAGAAGGACGACGATCGCATGGACGAACTGCACCGCATGGTCTTCCAGCACCTGATGGACAAGCAGTGGCACCACGGAGTGGAAACAGCCGTCGACGTCACCCTGGTCGGACGCTACTACGAACGGTTCGCCGACCACGCCGTGTCCGTCGCCCGACGCGTCATCTACCTCGTCACCGGCGAACACGCCGACGAGCCCACCCCGGAGCAGCCCGCGACCGCGTAA
- a CDS encoding S41 family peptidase, producing the protein MTTSTKLATAPVIDETARLLTEHYVFPEIAGQLADLLQRRLAEGAYDVAEAEELARLVTVDLQSVNSDRHLRLKHHATPIPPKQGAATLDAMRRDFDSSLGGAPRVQLLDGGVAVVELAPMLFPLEWAAEPLSAALTLASRAQALIVDLRTNRGGDPDTVAFVCSYLLDERTHLNTVYWRDGERSEQSWSLPHVPGARFGGTKPLYVLSSHSTFSAAEELAYDLQQLGRAVVVGEPTRGGAHPCQGWTLHPHLEATVPVGRAINPVSSTNWEGIGVQPDIPCPATDSLDRAHALALARLAG; encoded by the coding sequence ATGACGACTTCGACGAAGCTTGCGACGGCCCCTGTCATCGACGAGACGGCTCGGCTGCTGACCGAGCACTACGTTTTCCCCGAGATAGCCGGACAACTGGCCGACCTGCTGCAACGACGCCTCGCCGAGGGAGCATACGACGTCGCCGAGGCCGAGGAGCTCGCCCGCCTGGTCACCGTGGACCTGCAGTCCGTCAACAGCGACCGGCACCTGAGACTGAAGCACCACGCCACCCCCATTCCCCCGAAGCAGGGAGCGGCCACCCTGGACGCCATGCGCCGGGACTTCGACTCCTCTCTGGGCGGTGCGCCCCGGGTGCAGTTGCTCGACGGAGGGGTCGCCGTGGTGGAGCTGGCACCGATGCTGTTCCCGCTGGAGTGGGCCGCCGAACCGCTGAGCGCCGCGCTCACCCTGGCCTCCCGTGCCCAGGCGCTGATCGTGGACCTGCGTACCAACCGGGGCGGAGACCCGGACACGGTCGCCTTCGTCTGCAGCTACCTGCTCGACGAGCGCACCCACCTGAACACCGTGTACTGGCGCGACGGCGAACGCAGCGAGCAGTCCTGGAGCCTGCCGCACGTACCCGGGGCGCGGTTCGGCGGCACCAAGCCGTTGTATGTGCTGTCCAGTCACAGCACCTTCTCCGCCGCCGAGGAGCTGGCGTACGACCTCCAGCAGCTCGGCCGCGCCGTAGTCGTCGGAGAGCCCACCCGCGGCGGCGCACACCCGTGCCAGGGCTGGACCCTCCACCCCCATCTGGAAGCCACCGTCCCCGTCGGCCGCGCCATCAACCCCGTCTCGAGCACCAACTGGGAGGGCATCGGTGTGCAGCCGGACATCCCGTGTCCCGCTACCGACTCCCTCGACCGCGCTCACGCCCTGGCGCTCGCCCGACTGGCAGGCTGA
- a CDS encoding FAD-dependent oxidoreductase: protein MSSHVTIIGAGLGGLTLARVLYVHGIPSTVHEGETSATARTQGGLLDIRDYNGQPALETAGLTEEFRRLILEGRQALRLLDRGGKVLLDVPDDGTGGNPEVQRGELRQMLLDSLPDGTVRWGHKASSIRAVGDGRHEVAFANGTTATTSLLVGADGAWSRVRSLLSGAVPEYTGFSFIETHLFDGDTRHQTSAKNVGGGAMMVLEPGKGIFAHRERGGNLHTWVMLARPQDWFADIDFTDPAAATARIVQEFAGWAPELTALVTDGETPPVLRHIYSLPVEHRWDRTPGVTLLGDAAHLTAPNGEGANLAMYDGAELGKAIAAHPDDIETALTEYEHAMFVRSAAANAEAPDLHDMLGAGPPHNLINAFTGS from the coding sequence ATGAGCAGTCACGTCACGATCATCGGCGCAGGACTCGGCGGTCTCACGCTCGCCCGTGTGCTGTATGTCCACGGGATTCCGTCCACGGTTCATGAGGGGGAGACTTCCGCGACGGCCCGCACCCAGGGGGGACTGCTCGACATCCGGGACTACAACGGCCAGCCTGCGCTGGAGACCGCGGGGCTGACCGAAGAGTTCCGCAGGCTCATCCTGGAGGGGCGCCAGGCGCTGCGTCTCCTGGACCGGGGCGGAAAGGTTCTGCTCGACGTGCCCGACGACGGTACGGGCGGCAACCCCGAAGTACAGCGCGGCGAACTGCGCCAGATGCTGCTCGACTCACTCCCGGACGGCACCGTCCGGTGGGGTCACAAAGCCAGCAGCATCCGTGCCGTCGGCGACGGCCGCCACGAGGTGGCCTTCGCCAACGGCACCACCGCCACCACGAGCCTGCTGGTCGGCGCGGATGGCGCATGGTCCCGGGTCCGATCACTGCTTTCCGGCGCGGTCCCCGAGTACACCGGTTTCTCCTTCATCGAGACCCACCTGTTCGATGGCGACACCCGGCACCAGACCAGCGCGAAAAACGTCGGAGGCGGAGCGATGATGGTGCTCGAACCGGGCAAGGGGATCTTCGCTCACCGGGAGCGCGGCGGGAACCTTCACACCTGGGTGATGCTCGCCAGGCCGCAGGACTGGTTCGCCGATATCGATTTCACCGATCCCGCCGCGGCCACCGCACGGATCGTCCAGGAATTCGCCGGTTGGGCGCCAGAACTCACCGCTCTGGTCACCGACGGCGAGACCCCGCCGGTCCTGCGTCACATCTACTCCCTGCCCGTCGAGCACCGGTGGGACCGCACGCCCGGGGTGACTCTGCTCGGCGACGCCGCACATCTGACGGCCCCCAACGGCGAAGGCGCCAACCTGGCCATGTACGACGGGGCCGAACTGGGCAAGGCCATCGCCGCGCACCCCGACGACATCGAGACCGCACTCACCGAGTACGAGCATGCCATGTTCGTGCGCAGTGCCGCGGCCAACGCCGAGGCCCCCGATCTTCATGACATGCTGGGCGCCGGCCCGCCCCACAACCTGATCAACGCCTTCACCGGGAGCTAG
- a CDS encoding cytidine deaminase family protein yields MIMQNHPVDHELIEAAAHVARTRCCGDNHTMAAAARARDGRIVTAVNVYHFTGGPCAELVVIGAAAAQGAYELDTIVAVGDRGRGVVPPCGRCRQVLLDHFPTLKVIVGEGDRVRTVLVTDLLPESYVWADHQPDAE; encoded by the coding sequence ATGATCATGCAAAATCACCCCGTCGACCACGAACTCATCGAGGCCGCGGCACACGTAGCTCGCACCCGCTGCTGCGGAGACAACCACACCATGGCGGCCGCGGCTCGCGCCCGGGACGGCCGGATCGTCACGGCGGTGAACGTGTACCACTTCACGGGCGGCCCCTGCGCCGAGCTGGTCGTCATTGGTGCGGCAGCCGCCCAGGGCGCCTACGAGCTGGACACGATTGTCGCAGTGGGCGACCGCGGGCGGGGGGTTGTTCCCCCGTGCGGCCGATGCCGTCAGGTCCTTCTCGACCACTTTCCCACCCTCAAGGTCATCGTCGGCGAAGGCGACCGCGTCCGAACCGTCCTTGTCACCGATTTGCTGCCCGAAAGCTACGTCTGGGCCGATCATCAGCCCGACGCCGAGTAG
- a CDS encoding fibronectin type III domain-containing protein: protein MSATAVVLATAGGLLTVVAVPASAATTCTSPVYKRQFYANTTFSGTPKRTDCDSAVDENWGAKAPASGLPTNNFAVRWSVTRDFGSGGPFTFSAAVQDGIRVYVDSSRKVDLWKNGSTTTKKTVNVTIPAGRHTLRVDYVNWTGSANVKFGYAPSTSATADKVKPLPPVGASASYDKTTGKAKLGWTKNNEMDLAGYRVYRRLKGAAFGSTPLATTTSTSYTDTPPASGEVYYYEVRAHDKAGNLSAGSADQAVVSADRTPPAVPTGLSSATESNGLRVRWSAAEGAASYRVYRAATAQGTYTLVGSTGQVSYTDTSAAEDVSYSYRVTALDTAGNESARSAAVTGTRRDRTPPSAVTGVTVVPTEYGFAVSWDANFTPDLASYVVRRGELWGDDDEKMCSLYPGYYVSADTTSYAYTTVPDGEESCFIVDAVDDAGNSAFQSTGEAQIVTATEFDMTPNVATPEGSPLHLEASAAAGAEGNRLTWSGLGAGEEGSSPPALGFRIYRWNPATAAYEKIHEAPAGAFEYYDTGARRGTTSYYWVTGVKADGTETLPAGDWAVTAPAA from the coding sequence GTGTCCGCAACCGCCGTCGTGCTCGCCACCGCCGGCGGTCTGCTCACCGTCGTCGCCGTTCCCGCTTCCGCCGCGACGACCTGCACCTCCCCGGTGTACAAACGGCAGTTCTACGCGAACACCACCTTCTCGGGAACTCCGAAGCGGACCGACTGCGACAGCGCGGTCGACGAGAACTGGGGCGCCAAGGCCCCCGCCTCCGGCCTGCCGACAAACAACTTCGCGGTCCGTTGGAGCGTCACCCGCGACTTCGGCTCCGGCGGCCCCTTCACCTTCTCGGCCGCCGTCCAGGACGGCATCCGCGTCTACGTCGACAGCTCCCGCAAGGTCGACCTGTGGAAGAACGGCTCGACGACGACGAAGAAGACCGTCAACGTCACGATCCCCGCGGGCCGCCACACCCTGCGCGTGGACTACGTCAACTGGACGGGCTCGGCGAACGTCAAGTTCGGCTACGCACCCTCCACTTCGGCGACCGCCGACAAGGTCAAGCCGCTCCCCCCGGTGGGCGCGTCGGCTTCGTACGACAAGACCACGGGCAAGGCGAAGCTCGGCTGGACGAAGAACAACGAGATGGATCTCGCCGGCTACCGCGTCTATCGCCGTCTCAAGGGCGCGGCCTTCGGTAGCACTCCTCTGGCCACCACCACCTCCACCTCGTACACCGACACCCCGCCGGCCAGCGGCGAGGTGTACTACTACGAGGTTCGCGCCCACGACAAGGCGGGCAACCTCTCCGCGGGCTCCGCCGACCAGGCTGTGGTGAGCGCGGACCGCACCCCACCCGCCGTCCCCACCGGACTGAGTTCGGCCACCGAGTCCAATGGTCTGCGGGTCAGGTGGAGCGCGGCCGAGGGGGCGGCGTCGTACCGGGTCTACCGGGCGGCGACCGCCCAGGGGACGTACACCCTGGTCGGCAGTACCGGCCAGGTGTCGTACACGGATACCTCGGCCGCCGAGGACGTGAGCTACTCCTACCGCGTGACCGCCCTCGACACGGCGGGCAACGAGTCGGCGCGGTCCGCCGCCGTCACCGGCACACGCAGGGACCGCACCCCGCCCTCCGCCGTCACCGGAGTCACCGTCGTCCCGACCGAATACGGTTTCGCGGTGAGCTGGGACGCGAACTTCACCCCGGACCTGGCGAGTTACGTGGTCCGCCGCGGCGAACTCTGGGGAGACGACGACGAGAAGATGTGCTCCCTCTACCCGGGCTACTACGTGTCGGCCGACACCACCTCCTACGCGTACACCACCGTCCCCGACGGCGAAGAGAGCTGCTTCATCGTCGACGCCGTCGACGATGCCGGGAACTCCGCCTTCCAGTCGACCGGCGAGGCACAGATCGTGACCGCGACCGAGTTCGACATGACGCCGAACGTCGCAACGCCCGAAGGCTCGCCCCTGCACCTGGAGGCTTCCGCCGCAGCGGGCGCCGAAGGGAACCGCCTGACGTGGTCCGGGCTCGGTGCGGGCGAGGAAGGCTCCTCCCCACCCGCGCTGGGCTTCCGCATCTACCGATGGAACCCCGCCACCGCCGCCTACGAGAAGATCCACGAGGCGCCCGCCGGAGCCTTCGAGTACTACGACACCGGCGCCCGGCGTGGCACGACCAGCTACTACTGGGTGACGGGCGTGAAAGCTGACGGCACCGAAACTCTGCCCGCCGGCGACTGGGCCGTCACCGCACCCGCGGCGTGA
- a CDS encoding YdcF family protein: MVVDVPEYPEYVAAAVFAVGGVVHAVLAPHRFSTAVLFCLAVTSAGLGEAARGAETHPAVVTVLAVAALLMTLALGLLLVVDSIVLVRRYGPQASLLATGAAGCALLAVLGLDVVVQTGGGEVAGALMVAVNAAAGYLSLLFLVFTVYVFVWGRRTPPPETTHVVVLGAGLNGDRPGPLLRRRLERALGVDDAGAPDADGVVFVVSGGQGDDEVRSEADAMADYLRARGVAADRIVREDRSVNTGQNLRFSAALMDRIASGHRATVVTSGFHVYRTALLARRAGVPAHVVGAPTSPAYWLSATLREFAAVLWLDRLPLIGLSLLLAVPVATAVFQR, encoded by the coding sequence ATGGTGGTGGATGTGCCGGAGTACCCGGAGTACGTTGCCGCGGCGGTGTTCGCCGTGGGCGGCGTCGTCCATGCCGTGCTGGCGCCGCACCGGTTCTCCACCGCTGTCCTGTTCTGTCTCGCGGTGACGTCGGCCGGGCTCGGCGAGGCCGCCCGCGGTGCGGAGACTCACCCCGCCGTCGTGACCGTGCTCGCCGTCGCCGCCCTGCTCATGACCCTCGCGCTGGGCCTGCTCCTGGTGGTCGACAGCATCGTCCTGGTCCGGCGCTACGGACCGCAGGCGTCCCTGCTGGCCACCGGCGCCGCCGGCTGCGCCCTGCTGGCGGTGCTCGGCCTCGACGTGGTCGTCCAGACTGGTGGGGGCGAGGTGGCGGGTGCCCTCATGGTGGCGGTGAACGCGGCCGCCGGATACCTCAGCCTGCTCTTCCTCGTCTTCACCGTCTACGTGTTCGTCTGGGGCCGCAGGACCCCGCCGCCGGAGACCACTCATGTCGTCGTCCTGGGCGCCGGGCTCAATGGCGACCGGCCCGGTCCGCTGCTGCGCCGCAGGCTGGAGCGGGCCCTCGGGGTCGACGACGCCGGCGCACCGGACGCAGACGGTGTGGTGTTCGTCGTCTCCGGAGGCCAGGGCGACGACGAGGTGCGCTCCGAGGCGGACGCCATGGCCGACTACTTGCGCGCACGCGGGGTGGCTGCCGACCGGATCGTACGGGAGGACCGCTCCGTGAACACCGGGCAGAACCTCCGCTTCAGCGCGGCTCTGATGGACCGCATCGCTTCCGGGCACCGTGCCACGGTGGTCACCAGCGGCTTCCACGTCTACCGCACGGCCCTGCTGGCCCGTCGCGCCGGCGTCCCTGCCCACGTCGTGGGGGCGCCGACCTCTCCCGCGTACTGGCTCTCCGCGACCCTGCGTGAGTTCGCCGCCGTCCTGTGGCTGGACCGGCTGCCCCTGATCGGGCTCAGCCTGCTGCTGGCGGTGCCCGTGGCGACAGCGGTCTTCCAGCGCTGA
- a CDS encoding DUF2231 domain-containing protein, with protein sequence MGLDLIDNVPAHVLLVHVVVVLVPLTALSLVLCAVLPSVMRRFGFALPALALVTLISVPLTTHAGEWLKSHVDGNALVRRHAELGDELLPWTLALALIATGVWWAYGRAARLVPGSTARSTVAMPLRIAAAVFSVVIGVGAGVQVYRIGDSGAKAAWHDGYSAGAHRVQG encoded by the coding sequence TTGGGACTCGATCTGATCGACAACGTTCCCGCGCATGTCCTGCTCGTGCATGTCGTCGTCGTCCTGGTACCGCTGACAGCACTGTCACTCGTTCTGTGCGCCGTCCTACCCTCCGTCATGAGGCGATTCGGCTTCGCCCTTCCCGCACTCGCCCTCGTCACGCTGATCAGCGTCCCTCTCACCACTCATGCGGGCGAATGGTTGAAGAGCCACGTGGACGGCAACGCCCTGGTCCGCCGACATGCCGAACTCGGCGACGAACTGCTGCCCTGGACGCTCGCACTAGCCCTGATCGCGACAGGTGTGTGGTGGGCCTACGGCCGCGCCGCACGCCTAGTGCCCGGTTCGACCGCAAGGTCAACGGTGGCGATGCCACTGCGCATCGCGGCCGCGGTATTCTCCGTCGTCATCGGCGTCGGTGCGGGCGTGCAGGTCTACCGCATCGGCGACTCCGGGGCCAAAGCAGCATGGCACGACGGCTACTCCGCCGGCGCCCACCGCGTTCAGGGGTGA
- a CDS encoding FMN-binding protein has product MRPAVNVATGISAVIITLLALKPHQLPALDGVSRAPSASSSLRSTPSAAPSGGVSTGTGKFTGDPIDTPYGTVQVAATLAKGKLTAVKVLKAPDQNGRDQQIANYALPRLTQEALGAQSAHIDVVSGASYTSQGYIQSLQSALDQAGA; this is encoded by the coding sequence ATGCGCCCAGCCGTCAACGTCGCCACAGGGATCAGCGCCGTGATCATTACTCTGCTCGCCCTCAAACCTCATCAACTCCCCGCCCTGGACGGCGTATCACGCGCACCCTCCGCCTCTTCCAGTCTGCGCAGCACGCCCTCGGCGGCGCCGTCGGGTGGCGTGTCGACGGGAACCGGCAAGTTCACCGGGGACCCCATCGACACCCCGTACGGGACCGTGCAGGTCGCCGCCACTCTGGCCAAGGGAAAACTCACCGCCGTCAAAGTCCTCAAGGCCCCAGACCAGAACGGCCGCGACCAGCAGATAGCCAACTACGCATTGCCCCGCCTCACCCAGGAGGCGCTCGGCGCCCAGAGCGCGCACATCGACGTGGTCTCCGGCGCCAGCTACACCAGCCAGGGTTACATCCAGTCCCTGCAGAGCGCTCTGGACCAGGCAGGTGCCTGA
- a CDS encoding ferredoxin reductase family protein, translating into MTTTSSSPLYAGQDTRRRRRRPHRSAVPFLAQLAIWAGAAAVLALWWSDTTSVVGPAGWFTGAGRITGLLEGYACAVLLALMARVPFLDHSIGSDRLARWHALGGRCTISLALAHTLLIIWGYSLTSHAGVISQTSTLVFHYPDLLKGTIGFLLFLATGVISARAARRRMSYETWHYLHFATYLAIFLSFGHQLSNGADFVGNRLAQVAWYALFLGIAALVAWFRFVVPVRRGLRHRMRVTAVRPETPGVVSVHLTGNRLDELGGEPGQFLRWRFITPGLWWTANPYSLSAPAHPRHLRIAVKAAGGHSASLARLKPSTRVWAEGPYGSFTANRRTSPKVLLLAGGVGITPLRTLFETLPGQVTLVYRARTVQDLALRGEIDAIAAHRRAGVHYVVDEPAGYSSPLTAQSLRSLIPDLAVHDVYLCGPPGMTQAATEALRDAGVPSRRIHHESFAF; encoded by the coding sequence ATGACCACCACGTCCAGCAGCCCGCTCTATGCAGGCCAGGACACACGCCGCCGTCGCCGCCGTCCACACCGCAGCGCGGTGCCTTTCCTGGCGCAGCTGGCCATCTGGGCCGGTGCCGCCGCAGTGCTGGCACTGTGGTGGAGCGACACTACGTCGGTAGTGGGCCCGGCGGGCTGGTTCACCGGCGCTGGGCGTATCACCGGGCTGCTGGAAGGGTACGCGTGCGCAGTGCTCCTGGCTCTGATGGCCCGCGTTCCCTTCCTGGATCACAGCATCGGCAGCGACCGGCTCGCCCGCTGGCATGCTCTGGGAGGACGCTGCACCATCTCGCTCGCGCTGGCCCACACCCTCCTCATCATCTGGGGCTATTCGCTGACCTCTCACGCAGGCGTGATCAGCCAAACCTCAACGCTCGTCTTCCACTACCCAGACCTGCTCAAGGGCACGATCGGTTTCCTCCTGTTTCTTGCAACCGGAGTCATCTCGGCACGCGCGGCACGCCGCAGGATGAGCTACGAGACCTGGCACTATCTGCATTTCGCCACCTACCTAGCCATTTTTCTCTCTTTCGGACACCAGCTTTCCAACGGCGCCGACTTCGTCGGCAACCGGCTTGCCCAGGTCGCCTGGTATGCGCTGTTCCTCGGTATCGCCGCCCTGGTGGCCTGGTTCCGCTTCGTCGTTCCGGTACGGCGCGGACTCCGCCACCGGATGCGGGTCACCGCGGTACGCCCCGAAACCCCCGGCGTGGTCTCCGTCCACCTCACCGGCAACCGCCTGGACGAACTGGGCGGCGAGCCCGGCCAGTTCCTACGCTGGCGCTTCATCACCCCCGGACTGTGGTGGACGGCCAACCCCTACTCACTGTCCGCCCCCGCCCACCCCCGTCACCTGCGCATCGCAGTGAAGGCCGCCGGCGGCCACAGTGCCTCCCTCGCCCGGCTGAAACCCAGCACCCGGGTATGGGCCGAAGGGCCCTACGGCAGCTTCACGGCCAACCGACGCACCTCCCCCAAGGTGCTCCTCCTGGCCGGCGGCGTCGGCATCACCCCCCTGCGCACGCTCTTCGAGACGCTGCCCGGACAGGTCACCCTCGTCTACCGGGCACGCACCGTCCAAGATCTCGCCCTTCGTGGCGAGATCGACGCCATCGCCGCTCACCGACGAGCCGGCGTCCACTACGTCGTCGACGAGCCCGCGGGCTACTCGTCACCTCTGACTGCCCAGAGCCTGCGCTCCCTGATCCCCGATCTGGCGGTACACGACGTCTACCTGTGCGGTCCACCCGGCATGACGCAGGCCGCCACCGAAGCCCTCCGGGACGCCGGCGTCCCATCCCGCCGCATCCACCACGAGTCGTTCGCGTTCTGA
- a CDS encoding response regulator transcription factor, giving the protein MDESHTTSLLHRPDGDPVRILVVDDEPDVTEILAAVMTSEGMQVRTAADGASALTVAHDFQPDAVVLDWMLPDIDGLQVLRALRREAPRMCVLFLTARDAVEDRIAGITAGGDDYVTKPYSLEEVLARLRGLLRRAGMTAEPGANRLTVGDLTMDEEAREVRRAGAVVELSRTEFELLRFLMRNPRRVLSKAQILDRVWAYDFGGRAHVVELYISYLRKKIDAGRAPMIHTVRGVGYVLKPEST; this is encoded by the coding sequence ATGGACGAGTCGCACACCACATCCCTCTTGCATCGCCCCGACGGAGACCCGGTACGGATCCTCGTTGTCGACGACGAACCCGACGTCACAGAGATCCTGGCCGCCGTGATGACCAGCGAGGGTATGCAGGTCCGCACCGCTGCTGACGGCGCGAGCGCCTTGACGGTCGCGCACGACTTCCAGCCGGACGCGGTCGTCCTGGACTGGATGCTCCCCGATATCGACGGGCTGCAGGTCCTGCGTGCCCTGCGACGCGAGGCACCCCGCATGTGCGTGCTGTTCCTCACCGCCCGGGACGCGGTGGAGGACCGCATCGCGGGCATCACGGCCGGCGGCGACGACTACGTCACCAAGCCCTACAGCCTGGAAGAAGTCCTGGCGCGGCTGCGCGGGCTGCTGCGACGGGCCGGCATGACCGCCGAGCCGGGCGCGAACCGCCTCACCGTCGGCGACCTCACGATGGATGAGGAAGCCAGAGAAGTGCGACGTGCGGGAGCTGTGGTGGAACTGTCCCGCACGGAGTTCGAGCTTCTGCGGTTTCTTATGCGCAATCCGCGCCGGGTCCTGTCCAAAGCCCAGATTCTCGACCGGGTCTGGGCCTACGACTTCGGCGGCCGCGCGCACGTTGTCGAGCTCTACATCAGTTATCTGCGCAAGAAGATCGACGCCGGACGCGCTCCGATGATCCATACAGTGCGTGGCGTCGGCTACGTCCTCAAGCCGGAATCCACATGA
- a CDS encoding sensor histidine kinase, translated as MRRPPLRSLRGQLTAGLVALLALACLAVGVTTALALRGFLMGRLDEQLTTSGGRFPASLEHEAAPDADNRPDTRGQSDHTFGARLLDGTVTQAAAVDEATDRPVDLTSQDRRVLAALPTDGQGHSIRLSSLGGYRVMAFDGDDQDVLVTGLPLHPVEETVHRLEAVEAVVFGAALVMTGIAGAVWVRISLRPLQRVTARAAEVAGLPLASGEIAMPGPLGDTDPRTEVGQVGTALNHMIGHVEDALTRRQASEKRLRHFAADASHELRTPVANIRGHAELALRHPGPVPDEVRHALHRIDGESQRMTRLVDDLLLLARLDAGRPLENEQVDLTLLVLNATDDARAAGPTHHWLLDLPEQPVTVFGDAHRLQQAIGNLLANARTHTPPGTDVTITLVSDGAEVSLSVSDNGPGIPQDLEREVFGRFVRADRARARTTGSTGLGLAIVHAITTAHGGAVTLTSRPGRTTFRLSLPR; from the coding sequence ATGAGGCGTCCACCACTCCGCAGCCTGCGCGGCCAGCTCACGGCGGGGCTTGTCGCCCTGCTCGCCCTGGCCTGCCTCGCCGTCGGCGTCACCACTGCCCTCGCGCTGCGCGGGTTTCTCATGGGGCGCTTGGATGAGCAGCTCACCACGTCCGGTGGCCGTTTCCCTGCCAGTCTGGAACACGAGGCGGCTCCCGACGCCGACAACCGTCCCGACACCCGAGGCCAGTCAGATCACACATTCGGTGCCCGCCTCTTGGACGGCACCGTCACCCAGGCCGCCGCCGTCGATGAAGCCACCGACCGCCCTGTCGACCTCACCAGCCAGGACCGGCGCGTCCTGGCTGCACTTCCGACCGACGGCCAGGGGCACAGCATTCGTCTTTCCTCGCTCGGCGGGTACCGCGTCATGGCGTTCGACGGCGACGACCAGGACGTCCTGGTCACGGGTCTGCCCCTGCACCCGGTGGAGGAGACGGTCCACCGACTCGAGGCAGTCGAGGCCGTGGTGTTCGGTGCCGCCCTCGTGATGACCGGCATCGCCGGAGCTGTATGGGTACGGATCTCCCTGCGGCCCTTGCAGCGGGTCACCGCGCGAGCCGCGGAGGTGGCTGGGCTGCCGCTCGCCAGCGGCGAGATCGCCATGCCAGGACCGCTCGGCGACACCGACCCGCGCACCGAGGTCGGGCAGGTTGGCACCGCACTCAATCACATGATCGGGCACGTCGAAGACGCCCTCACCCGCCGCCAAGCAAGCGAGAAGAGACTGCGTCACTTCGCCGCCGATGCCAGTCACGAACTGCGTACCCCCGTCGCCAACATCCGCGGCCACGCCGAACTTGCGCTGCGCCACCCAGGCCCCGTCCCCGACGAAGTGCGCCATGCCCTGCACCGCATCGACGGCGAGTCCCAGCGCATGACCCGCCTCGTCGACGACCTCCTCCTCCTCGCCCGCCTAGATGCCGGCCGCCCTCTCGAAAACGAACAGGTCGACCTGACCCTGCTGGTCCTCAACGCCACGGACGACGCTCGCGCCGCGGGCCCGACCCACCACTGGCTTCTCGACCTGCCCGAACAACCCGTCACCGTCTTCGGTGACGCCCACCGCCTTCAGCAGGCCATCGGCAACCTTCTCGCCAACGCCCGCACGCACACACCCCCCGGAACTGACGTCACCATCACCCTCGTCAGCGACGGGGCCGAGGTCTCCCTCAGCGTGAGCGACAACGGGCCTGGCATTCCCCAGGATCTCGAACGGGAGGTCTTCGGCCGCTTCGTCCGCGCGGACCGTGCGCGCGCCCGCACCACCGGGAGCACCGGCCTCGGCCTCGCCATCGTCCATGCCATCACCACGGCACACGGCGGAGCCGTCACCCTTACCAGCCGCCCCGGACGCACGACGTTCCGCCTCTCGCTTCCACGGTGA